In Solidesulfovibrio carbinoliphilus subsp. oakridgensis, the sequence CTTGCGTTTCGCTCGGCCTGGATTTTGTTTGTATTCACACCAAGGCCGACGAGGCGTCCGGGCACCTGGCCCTGGCCCGGTCCATCGGCGGCCCGGATTGCGCCTACCGCGTCAGTTCCTACCACGACGCCAACGAGATCCTGGCCGTGGCCGACCACGCCGGGGCCACCGCCATCCACCCGGGCTACGGCTTTTTCGCCGAGGACTTCCGCTTCGCCCGCCGCGTGGCCGAGCGGTCCCGCAGCCTCATCTTCATCGGCCCCTCCTGGCGGATCATCCGGTCCCTCGGCGACAAGATCAACACCAAGCGCCTGGCCCGGAGCCTGTCCATCCCCACCGTGCCCGGCTCCGACCGGCCGGTCTACGACGAGCTCGAGGCCGAGGAGATCGCCGAAACCCTCTTCGCCTTCCAGGCCGAGCAGGGGATCAGCAACTCCGTGGTCCTGGTCAAGGCCTCGGCCGGCGGCGGCGGCATGGGTATCGAGGAAATCTACGACATCGACCAGTTCAAGACCGTCTACCGGCGCATCCGCAACTACGCCAAGCGCCAGTTCCACGACGAGGGCGTCCTGATCGAGCAGCGGATTTTCGACTTCAACCACCTCGAAGTCCAGATCGTGGCCGACCGCACGGGCAAGGGCATCGTGCATTTCGGCACCCGAAACTGCACCATCCAGTCGACCGGCCGGCAAAAGCGCGTGGAAGTGGCCCCGGGCTTCCGGCCCGGCGAGGTCGATTACGCCTTTGACGCCGAGAAGCTCCTGGACGACATCACGGGCTATTCCCTGGCCATGGCCCGGGAGGTCGGCTACGACAACGTCGGCACCTGGGAGTGGATCGTCTCGCCGACAGGCCAGCCCTTCCTCATGGAGGTCAACACCCGCATCCAGGTGGAAAACGGGGTGTCGGCCGTCATTTCGCGCGTCAAGGGCCAGGACGGGGTCAACCTCATCGCCGAGCAGATTCGCCTTGGCCTCGGCCAACCCATGGGGTATGACCAGACGGACATCACGTTTGCGGGCGTCGGCATCGAATACCGCATCATCGCCGAGGACCCGGCCAACCGCTTCACGCCCTGGGTCGGGCGCATCGACCAGTTCCTCGCGCCCACGCTGCCGTGGGCCAAGCTGCACACCCACATCCCCCTGGACGCGCCCTACGAAATCCCTACGGAATACGACCCCAACCTGGCCCTGGCCATCGTCTGGGGCGCGGATTTGGCCGAGGCCAAAAAGCGCGGCGTGGCCTACCTGGACGAGCTGACCTTGTCCGGCGCCGACGGCGCGGGGCTGGAGCTCAAGTCCAACGTCCGGTTCCTCAGGGACAAGACCGCCACGATCCTGCAATTCTAACGTCCCGGTCCGCGCGCCGGGCCGCGTCCGGCGCAGAGCCGGCCGCCGGCCGGCTTGCGGACCGGCGTTTTCGGGAATACGCCATTATGGAAATCGAAAAGCGCATCGTCGAACTGACTGATCGCCTAAGCTACATAAAAGACGTCTTCGGCGGCCGGGAAAACGCCAACATCGCGCTCATGCAGGCCCGGCTCGGCGAATTCGCCGCCAGGGCCGAGGTTGCGCCCGGCGAAAAAGCCCAGATGCTGCGGCAGATCGAGGATCTGTTCGTCTTCCTGGAGAAAAAGCTCGACGACGAGCTCATCCCCATGGACATGGTCCGCATCGTCCGCCACCCGGCCCGCGTGAGCCTCAAGGACATCCTCGAAAACGTCTACGACAACTACACCGAGATCGGCGGCCAGGACGAATACTCCATCGACCCGAGCATGCTGATCGCCCGGGCCTACATCACCCGCCGCCGGGGCGACAAGGTCATAAACCAGCCCGTCATGGTCATTGGCCAGGAGAAGGGCCACGGCCAGGAATTCAGAAACGGCGGCTCGGTCAAGCCCTGGGGCAACGCCAAGGCCCTGCAATACATGAAGGTGGCCGAGACCGAGCGGATTCCCATCCACACCTACGTCTTCACCCCGGGCGCCTATCCGGTGGAGGATTTCCCGGGCGCGGCCCAGCAGATCGCACGCAACCTCTACGAAATGGGCGGCCTTCGCGTGCCGGTCGTGTCCGTCATCTCCGAGGGCGGCTCGGGCGGGGCCGAGGCCATCGGCCTTTCCGACGTGCGCCTCATGCTCTCGCGCGGCTACTATTCGGTCATCTCCCCGGAAGGGGCGGCCGCCATCGAGGCCGGCATCCGCCAGGGCCAGCGCGTGGCGCCGGAGCTGATCGAGGCCTGCGCCAAGCGGCTCAACATCACCGCCGCCGACAACCTGCGCATGGGCTATATCGACAAGGTGGTGGAAGAGCCGCCCCTTGGCGCCCGGCCCCATCACTACGATTTCTTCAAGGACCTGCGCCAGGAGGTCGTCCGGGCCACGGACCAAGTCTTTCTCGGCATCGCCGGGTTCAAGCTCTTCCGGGCCATGGTCGCCTCCCGTCGCAAGGACAATGACGCCGAAAGCATGTTCGTGCGCTGGACCCTCGACGACGCCGCGGCCGACCGGCTGGTCTGGCGGCGCTACCGCAAGTACCGCCGCATGTCCGAAACGGCCTTCCGCGACGGCCAGCCTTCGGGCGCGCGCATGGCCTCCCGGGCCCAGAGCCTGCTGTGGTCCGGCTACTCGTTTATCCGCTACGACTTTCTCGGCAAGCACGCCAAACGGCTGGCCAAGACCGTGGGCGACCTGGAAGCCGAAGTCCGGCTCGTGGGCAACCGGCTGACCGCGCCGCTGCGAAAGGGCCGCGACAAGAACGCGCCGGTCGTCTGCGACCCGGAAAAAAGCCGCATGCTGGTCGAACTGTCCCAGCCCGAGCAGGGAGCCTGCCTGGAGGACTTCGGCTGGCGCTACGTCAGCCCCAAGGCCGCCGAGGACAAGGCCGTCACCTGCCCGGAATCCAAGACCTACGGCTGCCCGGACCTGTGGGCCCCGGACCTCTACGGCGACTTCGCCGGCGTGTGCGTCCACTGCGGCCACCACTTTCCCATGGAATACCAGTGGGTACTCGGCAACGTCTTCGACCCGGCCTCGGTGGTGGAATACGACGCCGAAATCGAGGCCGGAAACCCCCTCGACTACCCCGGCTTCGAGGACAAGCTCGACGCGGCCAAGGAGAAGACCGGCCGCAAGTCCGGCTGCGTGTCCCTTGACGCCAAGATCGACGGGATCAAGATCGTCTCCACCGTCCTTTATTCCGCCTTTCGCGGCGGCTCGGTCGGCGCGGCCGAGGGTGAGAAGTTCATCCGGGCCCTGGCCCGGGCCCGCCGCCGCCATTTCCCGTTTCTGGCCTATGTCCACGGCACGGCCGGCATCCGCATCCAGGAGAGCCTAAACGGGCTCATCCAGATGCCCCGGGTCACCCTGGCCGTGCGCCGCTACATTGAGGCCGGCGGCCTCTACGTGGTCCTTTACGACACCA encodes:
- a CDS encoding biotin carboxylase N-terminal domain-containing protein, which produces MPTNKHKVLVANRGEIAMRIIQACVSLGLDFVCIHTKADEASGHLALARSIGGPDCAYRVSSYHDANEILAVADHAGATAIHPGYGFFAEDFRFARRVAERSRSLIFIGPSWRIIRSLGDKINTKRLARSLSIPTVPGSDRPVYDELEAEEIAETLFAFQAEQGISNSVVLVKASAGGGGMGIEEIYDIDQFKTVYRRIRNYAKRQFHDEGVLIEQRIFDFNHLEVQIVADRTGKGIVHFGTRNCTIQSTGRQKRVEVAPGFRPGEVDYAFDAEKLLDDITGYSLAMAREVGYDNVGTWEWIVSPTGQPFLMEVNTRIQVENGVSAVISRVKGQDGVNLIAEQIRLGLGQPMGYDQTDITFAGVGIEYRIIAEDPANRFTPWVGRIDQFLAPTLPWAKLHTHIPLDAPYEIPTEYDPNLALAIVWGADLAEAKKRGVAYLDELTLSGADGAGLELKSNVRFLRDKTATILQF
- a CDS encoding acetyl-CoA carboxylase carboxyl transferase subunit alpha/beta, producing MEIEKRIVELTDRLSYIKDVFGGRENANIALMQARLGEFAARAEVAPGEKAQMLRQIEDLFVFLEKKLDDELIPMDMVRIVRHPARVSLKDILENVYDNYTEIGGQDEYSIDPSMLIARAYITRRRGDKVINQPVMVIGQEKGHGQEFRNGGSVKPWGNAKALQYMKVAETERIPIHTYVFTPGAYPVEDFPGAAQQIARNLYEMGGLRVPVVSVISEGGSGGAEAIGLSDVRLMLSRGYYSVISPEGAAAIEAGIRQGQRVAPELIEACAKRLNITAADNLRMGYIDKVVEEPPLGARPHHYDFFKDLRQEVVRATDQVFLGIAGFKLFRAMVASRRKDNDAESMFVRWTLDDAAADRLVWRRYRKYRRMSETAFRDGQPSGARMASRAQSLLWSGYSFIRYDFLGKHAKRLAKTVGDLEAEVRLVGNRLTAPLRKGRDKNAPVVCDPEKSRMLVELSQPEQGACLEDFGWRYVSPKAAEDKAVTCPESKTYGCPDLWAPDLYGDFAGVCVHCGHHFPMEYQWVLGNVFDPASVVEYDAEIEAGNPLDYPGFEDKLDAAKEKTGRKSGCVSLDAKIDGIKIVSTVLYSAFRGGSVGAAEGEKFIRALARARRRHFPFLAYVHGTAGIRIQESLNGLIQMPRVTLAVRRYIEAGGLYVVLYDTNSYAGPVASFLGCSPYQFSVRSANIGFAGPGVIKETTGIDIPPDYHRAHNALARGHIQGIWDRREIRKNLKQVLLTIGGRNLYYR